The sequence TTCAGCCTTTGCGAAGGATTATTCCCCATAAAGTTCCTTTGAGAAAACTTTTCTTCCTTCCTTTAATGTCTTTAGAAGCTCTTCCGGACTTATACCGGCAGATTTTAAAAGCCTGTTTACTTTCTTTCTTATTTCTTCTATAGCGAACTGCCTTTTTGTAAAAATAATAGACTCACCTACTGGTATAAGCACAACTTCTTCTCCTTCTTCTAAGTCAAATACTTTTCTTATATCCTTAGGCAAAGTTATCTGCCCTTTTTTGCGAATTTGCACCACATATTGTTTGTCATAATTTCTCCCTTCCGGATTCTCACAACTAAATTTTATGGCAGAATAGCTATTATGTTAACCGTCTCTACCAGAAGCATTAAAAACAGCTATTGCAGAGATAATCTCTCTTATATCTAAAGAAGAATCGCCACCACTGAAGAAAATCCCCTTTTGTAGAAACTGTGCTTAGCGGGAATTCTGCTGGGTATAATTTTTTAGTTGATTCTATTGTGTTTTCTGTTAAAAATGAATTTACAAGTTATATAGGAGGTAATTATGCTTAAGTTAAATCCTGAAACAGAAAAAGAAGTTTTAATTAAATCGGCAGAGGAGATATGTATTGCCGCAAGAACTGCACCAAAGTCTTATGGAGAAGATAAAATTGTAACCGCTATAATTTATGATGAAGAGCTTAAGAAATTACAAAAAGAGATGAGAAAGATAGGAGAGGAGAAAAAGCTACATTTTTTATTAAGAGATGGGGAGAATATAAATGATAAAATTGTAGTTTTGATAGGAACATCATTGAAAACCCATCCTCCGCTGTTTTTAGATAATGAATATATTGACCCTTGCATTGATTTGGGCATAGCCATTGGTTCA is a genomic window of Deltaproteobacteria bacterium containing:
- a CDS encoding AbrB/MazE/SpoVT family DNA-binding domain-containing protein — encoded protein: MQIRKKGQITLPKDIRKVFDLEEGEEVVLIPVGESIIFTKRQFAIEEIRKKVNRLLKSAGISPEELLKTLKEGRKVFSKELYGE